A region of Saccharomyces kudriavzevii IFO 1802 strain IFO1802 genome assembly, chromosome: 14 DNA encodes the following proteins:
- the GIM3 gene encoding tubulin-binding prefolding complex subunit GIM3 (similar to Saccharomyces cerevisiae GIM3 (YNL153C); ancestral locus Anc_2.101) has protein sequence MELLPQGQRNNTHVTFEDQQKINEFSKLIMRKDTIAQELTLQKQEKEYLDDVSLEIELIDEDDPVQYKVGDLFIFMKQSQVAAQLEDDVQCLDHKIQILEDRQGDIDSRLDTLKASLYAKFGDNINLER, from the coding sequence ATGGAATTATTACCCCAAGGACAAAGAAACAACACCCACGTGACGTTTGAAGACCAACAGAAGATCAATGAGTTCTCAAAGCTGATCATGCGCAAGGATACCATCGCGCAGGAATTGACTTTACAGAAACAGGAGAAGGAATACCTCGATGATGTTTCTCTGGAGATCGAATTGATCGATGAAGACGACCCAGTGCAATACAAGGTTGGCGacctcttcatcttcatgAAGCAGAGCCAAGTTGCCGCACAGCTCGAAGATGACGTACAATGTCTCGACCACAAAATACAGATATTAGAGGATAGGCAAGGAGATATTGATAGCCGTCTTGATACTCTAAAGGCATCCCTGTATGCCAAATTTGGCGATAATATCAACCTCGAACGTTAA
- the INN1 gene encoding Inn1p (similar to Saccharomyces cerevisiae INN1 (YNL152W); ancestral locus Anc_2.124) translates to MSEEVWSGNQGILSVYVSKARDLPNLNKLDKQNVMLRLRIAHMTKASNTLHRAGQNPVFRYLEKFDITPEIKPLMYVEVYCDRRKKSPLPIGRCEIDLLNAIRADPKEGYCTWYELKRSGDEFAGTIFIELTFTPKVPRLNRDDLNKETDRLDSSMAMRPIPPLPTELEYDYVHGSTMRQITPQLSGTSTKNRPEGQYYKNANIFSMSSKSDTALLANDNDPIVLPPTFASSMGTTSTLETNDTAISNTSDTKFHFANLRKLKEKINIFKNPDSSTNNCQSESNKVDIEALQKAIGVTSLSYDDGDDDDDEVSAQEAFYTSSHRVSHNLNQPPLPPIPARDDMSNCSSSHNRPLVPRGRNSRQNSVPSSPRPHSSVLNSPKLPPLPTGSNSNFSSRKNSVSPTRRRPPPRF, encoded by the coding sequence ATGTCTGAAGAAGTATGGAGTGGAAATCAAGGGATCCTGTCCGTATATGTGAGCAAAGCCAGGGATTTGCCCAATCTGAATAAGCTAGACAAACAAAATGTAATGCTTAGACTACGAATCGCTCATATGACAAAAGCCAGTAACACTTTACATCGGGCGGGCCAAAACCCTGTTTTCCGTTACTTGGAGAAATTTGATATCACCCCCGAGATAAAGCCTTTAATGTACGTGGAAGTTTATTGTGAtagaaggaagaaatctCCTCTTCCAATTGGGAGATGTGAAATAGATCTGTTAAATGCTATTAGAGCTGATCCCAAGGAGGGCTACTGTACCTGGTACGAACTGAAAAGGAGTGGGGATGAGTTTGCCGGTACAATATTCATTGAGTTGACATTCACACCCAAAGTGCCTCGTTTGAATAGAGATGACCTTAACAAAGAAACGGATAGGCTGGATTCATCCATGGCAATGAGGCCGATACCACCGCTGCCAACGGAGTTGGAATATGACTATGTTCATGGTTCCACAATGAGACAGATCACTCCGCAGTTGAGCGGCACAAGCACTAAAAATAGACCTGAAGGACAGTATTAtaaaaatgcaaatattttttcgatGTCGTCCAAATCGGATACGGCCCTGTTAGCCAATGATAATGACCCGATCGTTTTGCCCCCCACTTTTGCATCTTCCATGGGTACAACTTCCACATTAGAGACCAACGATACCGCTATATCAAATACTTCGGATACCAAGTTTCATTTTGCCAATCTGAGGAAGTTAAAGGAGAAGATaaatatattcaagaatCCAGATAGTTCGACAAACAATTGCCAGAGTGAATCTAATAAAGTGGACATCGAAGCACTTCAAAAAGCTATTGGTGTAACTTCGTTGTCttatgatgatggtgatgatgatgatgacgaagTCAGCGCACAGGAAGCGTTCTATACCTCTAGCCATAGAGTCTCCCATAACTTGAATCAACCGCCTCTACCTCCCATTCCGGCCAGAGATGATATGTCCAATTGTTCGAGCTCACACAATCGACCCTTAGTGCCGAGAGGTAGGAACTCACGCCAGAATTCAGTTCCCTCCAGCCCACGACCTCATTCATCAGTCCTGAATTCTCCAAAATTACCACCACTACCAACTGGTTCAAATTCCAACTTCAGTTCGAGGAAAAATTCAGTGTCGCCCACAAGGCGAAGACCACCACCGAGGTTTTAG
- the RPC31 gene encoding DNA-directed RNA polymerase III subunit C31 (similar to Saccharomyces cerevisiae RPC31 (YNL151C); ancestral locus Anc_2.122) yields the protein MSSYRGGGRGGGNNYMSNLPFGLGYGDVGKNHITEFPSIPLPINGPITNKERSLAVKYINFAKTVKDGPFYTGSMNLIIDQERNSKSGKRKTNIILDEDDTNDGIERYSDKYLKKRKIGISIDDHPYNLNLFPNELYNVMGINKKKLLAISKFNNADNVFTGTGLQDENIGISMLAKLKELAEDADDATTGGATTKDTNKTGEGDDDDLADDDFEEDEDEEDDDDYNAEKYFNNGDEDDYGEEEETNEEAAF from the coding sequence ATGAGTTCTTATAGAGGTGGTGGTAGAGGTGGTGGTAATAACTATATGAGCAATCTGCCCTTCGGGTTAGGTTACGGAGATGTAGGCAAGAATCACATTACGGAGTTCCCATCCATTCCACTACCCATCAATGGTCCAATAACAAACAAGGAAAGATCTTTAGCGGTAAAGTACATCAATTTTGCAAAGACCGTAAAAGACGGCCCATTCTACACCGGATCGATGAACTTGATAATAGATCAGGAGCGCAATAGCAAGAGCGGTAAACGCAAGACCAACATAATTCTAGATGAAGACGACACCAACGACGGCATTGAAAGATACTCCGATAAGTatctgaagaaaaggaagatagGCATCTCCATCGATGACCATCCGTATAACCTGAACCTCTTCCCCAATGAACTGTACAATGTAATGGGgatcaacaaaaaaaaactattggCCATTTCTAAATTCAATAATGCGGATAATGTTTTCACTGGTACAGGCTTACAAGACGAAAACATTGGAATTTCCATGTTGGCAAAACTTAAGGAACTGGCCGAAGACGCAGACGATGCGACCACGGGCGGTGCTACGACAAAAGACACTAATAAAACAGGCGaaggtgatgatgatgatttggCAGACgacgattttgaagaagatgaagacgaggaagacgatgacgatTACAACGCTGAAAAGTATTTCAACAACGGTGATGAGGACGATTAcggtgaagaagaggaaacaaATGAGGAGGCTGCCTTTTAA
- the PGA2 gene encoding Pga2p (similar to Saccharomyces cerevisiae PGA2 (YNL149C); ancestral locus Anc_2.121) codes for MSEVAETWMETLVAKIINCDYTHFIRLVIIVGGYLLVRNIASRELAKKQLAAQVEKDKRAKEEKRSKDLIDKPGEPATAETTSFGWGKKTRRRVKKQQELFENALEEAKKRQQTVEPDSDADIEELLEE; via the coding sequence ATGTCTGAAGTAGCGGAAACTTGGATGGAGACCTTGGTGGcaaaaataatcaactGTGACTACACACACTTCATAAGACTGGTGATAATTGTGGGTGGTTATTTGCTCGTAAGAAATATCGCATCTAGAGAATTAGCGAAGAAGCAGTTGGCCGCTCAAGTGGAAAAGGACAAACGGGccaaagaggaaaagagaTCTAAGGATTTGATCGATAAACCAGGCGAACCTGCAACGGCTGAAACAACTTCTTTTGGTTGGGGTAAGAAAACTAGAAGAAGGGTGAAGAAACAACAAGAGTTGTTTGAAAATGCCCTAGAGGAGGCCAAGAAGAGACAGCAGACAGTAGAACCAGACAGTGATGCTGATATTGAGGAATTACTGGAAGAATAG
- the ALF1 gene encoding Alf1p (similar to Saccharomyces cerevisiae ALF1 (YNL148C); ancestral locus Anc_2.120): MVSVIIESELVRTEKEFSQALTLNEFKNRLYHITGIEPGDMEMVVKRQYDDKMIFDSKNGDTAASFLESEEGLVVVVKDTNAQSITNQLATQADGSTSAQTISEEDYLRRDQSVLRWKMAHGYGRFNAAQQSQHAVQTREDEAYAKEQLTAAIGRPCRVTVDGRAPREAVLRYVGPLPSDATGTWCGVEFAEPTGKNAGCLQGVTLFGPVAPGHGSFVRPRTVEVLSKNGETDDVHRDVESDGEI, translated from the coding sequence ATGGTCAGTGTTATTATAGAGAGCGAATTGGTTCGTACCGAGAAAGAGTTCTCACAGGCGCTCACGCTGAACGAGTTCAAGAACAGACTCTATCACATTACCGGAATAGAACCCGGTGACATGGAGATGGTTGTAAAAAGACAGTACGACGACAAAATGATATTCGACTCGAAGAATGGGGACACAGCGGCCAGTTTCCTGGAGAGCGAGGAAGGATTGGTTGTAGTTGTCAAAGACACTAACGCCCAATCGATCACGAATCAACTAGCTACGCAAGCGGATGGATCCACGTCAGCACAGACAATCAGCGAAGAGGATTACTTGCGGAGGGATCAGTCCGTACTGCGGTGGAAGATGGCCCACGGGTATGGGAGGTTTAATGCTGCACAACAGAGTCAGCACGCTGTACAGACACGGGAGGACGAGGCGTACGCCAAAGAGCAACTGACGGCGGCTATCGGCCGCCCCTGCCGTGTCACGGTAGACGGCCGTGCTCCGCGTGAGGCCGTGTTACGGTACGTGGGGCCATTGCCGTCGGACGCGACGGGCACGTGGTGCGGCGTGGAGTTTGCTGAGCCTACGGGCAAAAACGCCGGATGCCTCCAAGGGGTGACCCTGTTCGGGCCAGTAGCGCCGGGTCACGGTTCGTTCGTACGTCCGCGAACCGTGGAAGTTCTGTCAAAAAACGGCGAGACAGACGACGTTCATCGTGACGTGGAAAGCGATGgtgaaatttga
- the LSM7 gene encoding Sm-like protein LSM7 (similar to Saccharomyces cerevisiae LSM7 (YNL147W); ancestral locus Anc_2.119): MNQQHSKSENRPQQQRKKFEGPKREAILDLAKYKDSKIRVKLMGGKLVIGVLKGYDQLMNLVLDETVEYMSSPDDDNNTELTSKNARNLGLTVIRGTILVSLSSAEGSDVLYMQN; the protein is encoded by the exons ATGAATCAGCAGCACTCC AAATCAGAGAATAGACCACAACagcaaaggaaaaagttCGAAGGCCCTAAAAGAGAGGCTATCCTAGATCTGGCTAAGTACAAAGATTCCAAAATACGTGTTAAACTAATGGGTGGAAAACTAGTCATAGGTGTCCTGAAAGGTTACGATcaattgatgaatttgGTTCTTGACGAAACCGTGGAATACATGTCTAGTCCTGATGACGATAATAACACTGAACTGACCTCTAAAAACGCAAGAAACCTTGGGTTGACTGTCATAAGAGGGACCATTCTGGTCTCTTTGAGTTCCGCCGAAGGTTCCGATGTACTTTATATGCAAAACTAG
- the SKDI14G1780 gene encoding uncharacterized protein (similar to Saccharomyces cerevisiae YNL146W; ancestral locus Anc_2.115), giving the protein MSSTKHTTSQHVEFKRIINLVLLFIIIALIFQNSAYFKTTLQNVLSRFYKNDHPGSASVNRGPLPIFSENLIDFDDVNTVDKTRLSVFLVFCFIITIPFMV; this is encoded by the coding sequence ATGAGCAGCACCAAACATACAACTTCTCAACATGTCGAATTCAAAAGGATCATCAACCTTGTCCTTTTATTCATAATCATAgcattgatttttcaaaattcagCGTATTTTAAAACGACACTCCAAAATGTACTCTCGCGGTTCTACAAAAACGATCATCCAGGCTCTGCCAGTGTTAATCGCGGGCCATTGCCTATCTTTTCAGAAAACTTAATAGATTTTGATGACGTTAACACGGTTGATAAGACAAGGTTATCTGTTTTTCtagttttttgtttcatcattactatACCGTTTATGGTATAA
- the MFA2 gene encoding mating pheromone a (similar to Saccharomyces cerevisiae MFA2 (YNL145W); ancestral locus Anc_2.114), with product MQPTATVSAQASQKDRSSEKKDNFIIKGLFWDPACVIA from the coding sequence ATGCAACCAACTGCTACCGTTTCCGCTCAAGCTTCTCAAAAGGACAGATCttctgaaaagaaagacaaCTTCATAATTAAAGGTCTATTCTGGGATCCTGCCTGCGTTATCGCTTAA